One genomic window of Luteitalea pratensis includes the following:
- a CDS encoding ArsR/SmtB family transcription factor: protein MTRTAGQADTFRAVADSSRRTLLEALAEGPKTFQQLHALLPLTKSAVSQHVSILLAAGLISVVVAPDRRRTYALVPEPLQEIDDWVDQYRGFWTRYLDGLGEAMRRHRASRPDTKSGRRP from the coding sequence GTGACTCGCACCGCTGGCCAGGCAGACACCTTCCGAGCCGTTGCGGACTCGTCGCGCCGCACGCTGCTCGAGGCGCTGGCCGAGGGGCCGAAGACGTTCCAACAACTGCACGCGCTGCTGCCCCTGACCAAGAGTGCCGTGTCGCAGCACGTGTCGATCCTGCTTGCAGCGGGGTTGATCTCGGTCGTGGTGGCACCCGATCGTCGCCGGACCTATGCGTTGGTCCCCGAGCCTCTGCAGGAGATCGACGACTGGGTCGATCAGTACCGTGGGTTCTGGACCCGGTACCTCGACGGACTCGGTGAGGCGATGCGTCGCCATCGGGCCTCACGGCCCGATACGAAATCAGGCCGGCGGCCGTAG
- a CDS encoding outer membrane protein: MHKILLTSLVMAAFAASPAAAQTTGGLVTPFVGVATGTPIDENRTVYGGSIGATGSVIGFEFDFGYSPNFYEIEDDFGELGSSGSVSTLMGNLLIGLPLGRVRPYATFGAGLMRSNLDVFDVFDDLDRSDFGVNYGGGVMAFLTDHVGIRGDIRHFRSLQNDDLDDSFTDPGDFDLGDFTFWRATAGVVFKF, translated from the coding sequence ATGCACAAGATCCTGCTGACTTCTCTGGTAATGGCGGCGTTTGCCGCGTCGCCAGCCGCAGCCCAGACGACCGGTGGCCTGGTGACCCCGTTTGTCGGCGTCGCCACCGGCACCCCCATCGACGAGAACCGGACCGTGTACGGCGGCTCGATCGGCGCGACCGGGAGCGTCATCGGCTTCGAGTTCGACTTCGGGTACTCGCCGAACTTCTACGAGATTGAAGACGACTTCGGCGAACTCGGCAGTTCGGGGAGCGTCTCGACCCTGATGGGCAACCTGCTCATCGGCCTGCCGCTCGGCAGGGTGCGTCCCTATGCGACGTTCGGCGCCGGCTTGATGCGGTCCAACCTGGACGTGTTCGACGTGTTCGATGACCTCGATCGCAGCGACTTCGGGGTCAACTACGGCGGTGGGGTGATGGCGTTCCTCACCGACCACGTCGGAATCCGGGGGGATATCCGGCATTTCCGTAGCCTGCAGAATGACGACCTGGACGACAGCTTCACGGATCCGGGCGACTTCGACCTGGGCGACTTCACGTTCTGGCGCGCGACTGCGGGCGTCGTCTTCAAGTTCTGA
- a CDS encoding alpha-L-fucosidase: MATLLSAVAARAQAPVEPVPSASQLQWQRMEFTAFVHFGPNAFTGAEWGSGRELPAVFNPTALDARQWARTFKAAGMKGVIVTAKHHDGFCLWPTKESAHTVAASPWRNGKGDLLRELSDAVRAEGLSFGVYLSPWDRNHPSYGTPEYNDVFVRMLEDVLSNYGEIFEVWFDGANGEATNGKRQVYDWPRFHEVVRRLQPRAVIFSDAGPGIRWIGNERGEAPLTNWAMLDRDRYAPGTSLSMDLPEGSELGRFYVPGECDVSIRPGWFWRAAENTRVKSPRALLRLYEASVGRNCNLLLNVPPDDRGLIHDNDVKALDGMRALVDRVYGASLLPAAAKAAASSSMPSHDAAAVLDADLDTWWAPAGDVRTGTLSVDMGSPVRFDRIRLQEYIALGQRVSLFEVEALTGGSWTRVATGTTIGHTRIIATAVTTASQVRVRIHDARGVPMIASLSLHDSSLADVARPADAPAHQDAADFDPEHP; this comes from the coding sequence ATGGCGACCCTGCTGTCGGCGGTGGCAGCTCGCGCACAGGCGCCGGTGGAACCGGTCCCGTCGGCGTCACAGCTCCAGTGGCAGCGCATGGAGTTCACCGCATTCGTGCACTTCGGCCCCAACGCGTTCACGGGGGCCGAGTGGGGCTCGGGCCGCGAACTGCCGGCGGTCTTCAATCCCACCGCGCTCGACGCGCGGCAGTGGGCACGGACGTTCAAGGCCGCGGGAATGAAGGGCGTCATCGTCACGGCCAAGCACCACGACGGGTTCTGTCTCTGGCCGACGAAAGAGTCGGCCCACACCGTGGCCGCCAGTCCGTGGCGCAACGGCAAGGGTGACCTGCTGCGCGAACTCTCCGACGCGGTGCGTGCCGAGGGGCTGTCCTTCGGGGTCTATCTGTCACCGTGGGACCGCAATCATCCGAGCTACGGCACGCCGGAGTACAACGACGTGTTCGTGCGGATGCTCGAGGACGTGCTCTCCAACTACGGCGAGATCTTCGAGGTCTGGTTCGACGGCGCCAATGGCGAGGCGACCAATGGCAAGCGCCAGGTCTACGATTGGCCGCGGTTCCACGAGGTGGTCAGGCGCCTGCAGCCGCGTGCGGTCATCTTCAGCGATGCCGGGCCCGGCATCAGGTGGATCGGCAACGAGCGTGGCGAGGCGCCGCTGACCAACTGGGCGATGCTCGACCGGGACCGGTATGCGCCGGGTACCAGCCTCAGCATGGACCTGCCGGAAGGATCCGAACTCGGGAGGTTTTACGTGCCGGGCGAGTGCGACGTATCCATTCGGCCCGGATGGTTCTGGCGCGCCGCCGAGAACACGCGGGTCAAATCGCCGCGCGCGCTGCTCCGTCTGTACGAGGCATCGGTCGGGCGCAACTGCAACCTGCTGCTCAACGTGCCGCCAGACGACCGCGGGCTAATCCACGACAACGACGTCAAGGCCCTCGACGGCATGCGCGCGCTCGTCGACCGCGTCTACGGCGCGTCGCTGCTGCCAGCCGCGGCGAAAGCGGCTGCGTCATCGTCCATGCCCTCGCACGACGCGGCGGCCGTACTCGATGCCGACCTGGACACGTGGTGGGCACCGGCGGGTGACGTCAGGACGGGCACACTGTCGGTAGACATGGGTTCGCCGGTGAGGTTCGATCGGATCCGTCTCCAGGAATACATCGCGCTTGGCCAGCGCGTGTCGCTCTTCGAGGTCGAGGCATTGACCGGCGGCAGCTGGACCCGAGTGGCGACTGGCACGACGATTGGGCACACCCGCATCATCGCCACGGCGGTGACCACCGCGTCACAGGTGCGGGTGCGTATCCACGATGCGCGGGGCGTGCCGATGATTGCCTCCCTTTCCCTCCATGACTCGTCGCTGGCCGACGTGGCGCGGCCGGCCGATGCGCCGGCGCACCAGGACGCCGCCGACTTCGATCCAGAACATCCATGA
- a CDS encoding outer membrane protein: MRRVLTFAVCGLVALVPRAATAEVLLTPFAGVSFLSEGDEKFVYGVSLAFGGLIGVEAEIARTNVADQELLGSTVNLETKLTTGMVNLLVKVPLGPVHPYVTGGLGVIRVAGEVAAPVLGALELSGGEFGMNFGGGVILFPSHTFGIRGDVRYFRTLGDLTLGDLTDFGGLDDLPIPEFDFWRVTGGVTLRF, from the coding sequence ATGCGTCGTGTCCTGACATTTGCGGTGTGCGGGTTGGTCGCCCTCGTACCACGCGCGGCGACCGCCGAGGTGCTGCTGACGCCGTTTGCCGGCGTGAGCTTCCTTTCTGAAGGAGACGAGAAGTTCGTCTACGGTGTCAGCCTCGCGTTCGGTGGCCTGATCGGGGTCGAGGCCGAGATCGCCAGGACCAACGTCGCCGACCAGGAACTGCTCGGCTCGACGGTGAACCTCGAGACGAAACTGACGACCGGCATGGTCAACCTGCTGGTGAAGGTGCCGCTCGGGCCGGTGCATCCGTATGTGACCGGTGGACTCGGCGTAATCCGTGTCGCCGGCGAGGTCGCAGCGCCGGTGCTGGGCGCGCTGGAATTGAGTGGCGGTGAGTTCGGGATGAATTTCGGCGGTGGCGTGATCCTGTTCCCCTCGCATACGTTCGGGATCCGTGGCGACGTCCGCTACTTCCGCACGCTGGGCGACCTCACACTCGGGGACCTGACCGACTTCGGCGGGCTCGACGATCTGCCGATCCCGGAGTTCGACTTCTGGCGCGTCACTGGCGGCGTCACGCTCCGTTTCTGA
- a CDS encoding sigma-54-dependent transcriptional regulator, with amino-acid sequence MALLERVIVEGDSAGEYEQVALAALSRFTLLTSHRSLAESQQALASAKRAVLRCGDAQLMAALHARVGQAYAQRSLPGVALAELHSALGLLQPEPNASIEAFTRLALSGAEYLLAQNKEAARSARSARQVAEDNGLNSLRFAAQANLSFLECRRGNFQRAKSIACETLAGVPAVSLSRGALLDTLANIAIALGDLEAAQQATAEIEAIVASFSELTFLLVDSAPARSTVARLTNRPQSAYDILSQAREAADARGDEINWAKLTLLRSEVACLLGDGDGADADTVSVVERVRYPSAETLAFLARARAIRAGHQRDHRRFQVEIARSVRVFLASGDRFHGRQTVAMVSLFGTDVLSGPVVSPRRHRLHFELAENLSFVCGLLPQPHLAGGEAVRLLKRMKVVGEADVRKLPSPGSESELVTLGTVGADTFALRVVPLLDATSRETVAHLMSVLRLAVAAVKAQSDSRRKVLSWDLDVAPEGRKGLYISTEMRRLHSTIRRVASSDCPVLILGETGTGKEVVAQEVHDLSGQARGPFVPFNVTAVPRDMLEGQLFGYRRGAFTGAVSDAKGLIRQAEGGTLFIDEIGELSLDLQPKLLRFLESGEIQPLGERPQKVNVRVIAATNARLAELVRDGQFRDDLFYRLNVVSLTIPPLRDRREEIPTLVNHFLTVHAKQAGKFIPQLTPRALERLSAYDWPGNVRQLTNELKRIVALSDEDELVDEAHLSPIVRSAAAASPPAATDGTSVHVKLDRTLQEMYDDLERAAIARAMEQSRHNQADTARLLGITRKGLYLKRRRLGLDEGHAS; translated from the coding sequence TTGGCACTCCTTGAGCGGGTGATCGTTGAGGGTGATTCAGCAGGCGAGTACGAGCAAGTCGCCCTCGCCGCGCTTTCCCGCTTCACGCTTCTCACAAGTCACCGCAGTCTCGCCGAGAGCCAGCAGGCCTTGGCCTCCGCGAAGCGCGCGGTGCTGCGTTGCGGCGACGCCCAACTGATGGCTGCACTTCATGCACGCGTGGGCCAAGCGTACGCACAGCGGAGTTTGCCGGGTGTCGCCCTAGCAGAACTCCATTCTGCGCTGGGCCTCCTCCAACCAGAGCCTAACGCCTCGATCGAAGCATTCACTCGATTGGCTTTGTCTGGCGCCGAGTACTTGCTTGCCCAAAACAAGGAAGCAGCTAGATCCGCCAGGTCGGCTCGGCAGGTGGCCGAGGACAACGGACTCAACTCACTGCGGTTTGCCGCGCAGGCAAACCTTTCCTTCCTAGAATGCCGACGCGGCAACTTTCAACGCGCGAAGTCAATCGCTTGCGAAACGTTGGCTGGCGTTCCTGCCGTATCCCTGTCTAGGGGCGCGCTTCTCGACACCCTTGCGAATATCGCAATCGCACTTGGCGATCTTGAGGCGGCTCAACAAGCGACTGCAGAGATCGAAGCGATCGTCGCATCATTCAGCGAGTTGACATTTCTCCTGGTTGACTCTGCGCCAGCACGCTCGACAGTGGCGCGCCTAACGAACAGGCCGCAAAGCGCATACGATATTTTGTCGCAGGCACGTGAGGCGGCCGACGCGAGGGGCGATGAGATCAATTGGGCGAAGCTGACCCTGCTTCGTTCAGAAGTCGCCTGTTTGCTCGGCGACGGTGATGGTGCCGACGCGGACACGGTGTCTGTCGTGGAGCGAGTGCGCTATCCAAGTGCGGAGACTCTCGCCTTTCTTGCCCGGGCCCGAGCAATTCGGGCAGGGCATCAAAGAGATCATCGTCGTTTTCAGGTCGAGATTGCCCGCTCCGTTAGGGTCTTCCTTGCTTCCGGCGACCGGTTCCACGGTCGGCAGACTGTCGCCATGGTGTCCCTGTTCGGCACGGACGTACTGAGTGGGCCCGTGGTTTCGCCTCGCCGGCATCGGCTTCATTTTGAGCTTGCGGAGAATCTCTCATTCGTTTGCGGTCTTCTACCGCAGCCACATCTCGCCGGTGGTGAAGCGGTACGGCTACTGAAACGAATGAAAGTTGTCGGCGAAGCCGATGTTCGTAAACTGCCGAGCCCAGGCAGTGAGTCCGAGCTAGTGACGCTCGGGACTGTAGGGGCTGACACGTTCGCGTTGCGTGTTGTCCCGCTCTTAGACGCTACGTCCCGGGAAACAGTCGCGCACTTGATGAGTGTTCTCAGATTGGCAGTAGCGGCCGTGAAGGCGCAATCCGACTCGCGACGGAAGGTTCTTTCCTGGGATCTCGACGTCGCGCCCGAGGGTCGAAAAGGCCTTTACATCTCGACTGAGATGAGGCGACTGCATTCAACTATACGCAGGGTTGCGTCAAGCGACTGCCCCGTTCTCATACTCGGCGAGACGGGTACAGGGAAGGAGGTCGTCGCTCAGGAAGTGCACGACCTGTCCGGACAGGCGCGCGGGCCGTTCGTGCCCTTCAACGTCACCGCCGTTCCGCGCGACATGCTCGAAGGGCAACTGTTCGGGTATCGGCGTGGCGCGTTCACCGGCGCCGTCAGCGACGCGAAGGGACTCATCCGCCAGGCCGAGGGTGGCACGCTGTTCATCGACGAGATCGGTGAACTCAGCCTCGACCTGCAGCCGAAGCTGCTGCGGTTCCTCGAGAGCGGCGAGATCCAGCCGCTCGGGGAGCGGCCACAGAAGGTGAACGTCCGCGTCATCGCCGCGACCAACGCGCGCCTCGCGGAACTGGTGCGCGACGGGCAGTTCCGCGACGACCTGTTCTATCGCCTCAACGTGGTGTCGCTGACGATCCCGCCGCTTCGCGACAGGCGCGAGGAGATCCCGACCCTCGTCAACCACTTCCTGACCGTCCACGCGAAGCAGGCCGGTAAGTTCATCCCGCAACTGACGCCGCGCGCCCTCGAACGCCTCTCGGCGTACGACTGGCCCGGCAACGTCCGCCAACTCACGAACGAGTTGAAACGCATCGTGGCGCTCAGCGATGAAGACGAACTGGTCGACGAGGCCCACCTCTCCCCGATCGTCAGAAGCGCTGCTGCCGCGTCCCCGCCGGCGGCAACCGACGGCACGTCGGTGCATGTGAAACTGGACCGGACGCTGCAGGAGATGTACGACGACCTGGAACGGGCCGCCATCGCCAGGGCGATGGAGCAGTCGCGCCATAACCAGGCCGACACTGCCCGCCTGCTGGGAATCACGCGCAAGGGCCTCTACCTGAAACGACGTCGCCTGGGCCTGGATGAGGGGCATGCGAGCTGA
- a CDS encoding pyridoxal phosphate-dependent aminotransferase: MHLPRRITDIQPPVIPILGEWIRANPGTISLGQGIVSYGPPAEVLNAVQAFGGQLAEHRYGPVEGQPDLLAILRHKLTTENGLPLDGRKVVVTAGGNMAFLNAVLAITDPGDEVILPIPYYFNHEMAMTMIGCRTVGVTTDARYQLDLAALRAAITARTRAIVTISPNNPTGAVYPEADLRAVNALCAEHGIVHVTDEVYEYFTYGDACHYSPGREASSRAHTISLFSLSKAYGFAGWRIGYMVVPDELFDAVNKIQDTNLICPPIVCQAAAAAALRVGQPYCAPHVAALDVVRREVHDVLAGIADIVEAPATEGAFYVLLRVRTDLDAFTLTRRLIERHKVAVVPGSAFGVTETCALRISFGALDRESVAAGMGRLVAGLRAEVG; the protein is encoded by the coding sequence GTGCATCTGCCGCGCCGCATCACCGACATCCAGCCCCCGGTCATCCCGATCCTCGGCGAGTGGATCCGCGCCAATCCGGGAACCATCTCGCTCGGCCAGGGCATCGTCTCCTACGGACCGCCGGCGGAGGTGCTGAATGCCGTGCAGGCGTTCGGGGGCCAGCTTGCCGAGCACCGCTATGGGCCCGTCGAGGGCCAGCCGGATCTGCTCGCCATCCTCCGCCACAAGCTGACGACCGAGAACGGCCTCCCGCTCGACGGCCGCAAGGTCGTCGTCACCGCGGGCGGCAACATGGCATTCCTGAATGCCGTGCTGGCGATTACCGATCCCGGTGACGAGGTCATCCTGCCGATCCCGTACTACTTCAATCACGAGATGGCGATGACGATGATCGGGTGTCGCACCGTGGGTGTGACGACCGACGCGAGATACCAGTTGGATCTCGCGGCGCTGCGTGCGGCCATCACCGCGCGGACGCGCGCGATCGTCACGATCTCCCCGAACAACCCGACCGGCGCGGTGTATCCCGAGGCGGATCTGCGGGCGGTGAATGCGCTCTGTGCGGAGCACGGGATCGTGCATGTCACCGACGAGGTGTACGAGTACTTCACGTACGGTGACGCGTGCCACTACTCGCCGGGGCGCGAGGCGTCAAGCCGGGCCCATACGATTTCGCTGTTCTCGCTGTCCAAGGCGTACGGGTTCGCGGGTTGGCGCATCGGCTACATGGTCGTGCCCGACGAGCTGTTCGATGCGGTCAACAAGATCCAGGACACCAACCTGATCTGTCCGCCGATCGTGTGCCAGGCCGCGGCCGCGGCCGCGCTGCGAGTGGGCCAGCCGTACTGCGCGCCTCACGTGGCGGCCCTCGACGTCGTTCGTCGCGAAGTGCACGACGTCCTCGCGGGGATTGCGGACATCGTGGAGGCGCCGGCGACCGAGGGCGCGTTCTATGTGCTCTTGCGGGTGCGCACGGATCTCGATGCGTTCACCCTGACGAGGCGCCTGATCGAGAGACACAAGGTCGCCGTGGTGCCGGGCAGTGCATTCGGCGTGACCGAGACGTGCGCGTTGCGGATCTCGTTCGGCGCGCTCGACCGCGAATCGGTCGCGGCCGGCATGGGCCGGCTGGTGGCAGGCCTCAGGGCGGAAGTCGGCTGA
- a CDS encoding alkaline phosphatase family protein encodes MNRRHVLRSLVATPMAAALARSSVAQGPGSAADRVIVISLDGVRTQEMFGGLDVTILQHVLGPKKQAEAHPLYAAYWRPTREARRETLMPFLWGTLLKRHGSIVGDHEAGSVMTLENMQRFSYPGYAELMTGAPHDEVIDSNDNRRYPFETVLQFLRREFAATREQVACFGSWDVFTSIPSSTGGDVFTNAGYEKYDAPDARLQALSAAQFETVPPWDTARYDHYTWQFAMDHLLRHQPRALWIGLDETDDWSHNGHYVRVIEYLHRFDGWLARLWTLIETTPGFQGRTAVMLVTDHGRGNTTGDWNSHGKDTEGAQYVWAVVAAPAWPTRGVWKAGHPPVSQSQVAATVASLVGKDWRRASPAAGAPLRPPA; translated from the coding sequence ATGAACCGACGACACGTGCTGCGCAGCCTGGTGGCGACGCCGATGGCGGCCGCGCTCGCCCGATCCTCCGTGGCGCAGGGGCCGGGAAGCGCTGCTGATCGCGTGATCGTGATTTCTCTCGACGGCGTCCGGACGCAGGAGATGTTCGGCGGCCTCGACGTGACGATCCTTCAGCACGTGCTCGGGCCGAAGAAGCAGGCCGAGGCGCATCCGCTGTACGCGGCCTACTGGCGCCCGACGCGAGAGGCACGACGCGAGACGCTGATGCCCTTCCTGTGGGGCACGCTCCTGAAGCGGCACGGGTCGATCGTCGGCGACCACGAGGCTGGCAGCGTCATGACCCTGGAGAACATGCAGCGCTTCAGCTATCCGGGCTATGCCGAGTTGATGACCGGCGCTCCCCACGACGAGGTCATCGACAGCAACGACAACCGCCGCTATCCGTTCGAGACGGTGCTGCAGTTCCTGCGGCGCGAGTTCGCGGCGACGCGTGAGCAGGTGGCGTGCTTCGGATCGTGGGACGTGTTCACGTCCATCCCTTCATCAACGGGTGGCGACGTGTTCACCAATGCAGGATACGAGAAGTACGACGCGCCGGACGCACGCCTGCAGGCGCTCAGCGCCGCACAGTTCGAGACCGTGCCGCCGTGGGACACCGCCCGCTACGACCACTACACGTGGCAGTTCGCCATGGATCATCTGCTGCGCCACCAGCCACGGGCGCTGTGGATCGGCCTCGACGAAACCGACGATTGGTCGCACAACGGCCACTACGTGCGGGTGATCGAGTACCTGCACCGGTTCGACGGCTGGCTGGCCAGGCTGTGGACCCTCATCGAGACGACGCCCGGATTCCAGGGGCGCACGGCGGTGATGCTCGTGACCGATCACGGCCGCGGCAACACGACCGGGGACTGGAACAGCCACGGCAAGGATACCGAGGGCGCGCAGTACGTCTGGGCCGTGGTGGCCGCGCCGGCGTGGCCCACGCGCGGGGTCTGGAAGGCGGGGCATCCGCCGGTGTCGCAGAGTCAGGTGGCCGCGACCGTCGCGTCCCTGGTGGGCAAGGACTGGCGCCGGGCATCGCCGGCCGCGGGCGCGCCGCTACGGCCGCCGGCCTGA